In Streptomyces sp. NBC_01707, a genomic segment contains:
- a CDS encoding SDR family oxidoreductase produces the protein MGTRLHHKTALVTGATSNIGRAIAEAFAAEGAHVAVSGRNHERGQEVVDGIRAAGGRADFVPADLDGSAAASRALADEATRVLGGRVDILVNNAGIYPGSTTPDTDEETFDQVYGVNVKAPFFLTAALAPAMAEAGGGAIVNLGSWIARLGIPVGALYSSSKGAVETLTRAWAAEFGPSGVRVNAISPGVVRTPTPDETEARPGDIMMKGTPAGGVGSPESIAQAAVYLAGDESAFVHGTVLDVDGGRVGVAVVAGV, from the coding sequence ATGGGCACTCGCCTGCACCACAAGACCGCTCTGGTCACCGGAGCCACCAGCAACATCGGACGCGCGATCGCCGAGGCATTCGCCGCCGAGGGGGCGCACGTCGCCGTCTCCGGCCGGAACCACGAGCGCGGACAAGAGGTCGTCGACGGCATCAGGGCAGCCGGTGGGCGTGCCGACTTCGTCCCCGCCGACCTCGACGGCAGTGCGGCGGCCTCCCGGGCCCTCGCCGACGAGGCGACCCGGGTGCTCGGCGGTCGGGTCGACATCCTGGTCAACAACGCCGGCATCTATCCGGGCTCGACCACCCCGGACACGGACGAGGAGACGTTCGACCAGGTCTATGGCGTCAACGTCAAGGCGCCCTTCTTCCTGACCGCCGCCCTCGCCCCTGCCATGGCCGAGGCGGGCGGTGGCGCGATCGTCAACCTCGGATCGTGGATCGCCCGCCTCGGTATTCCCGTCGGAGCGCTCTACAGCTCCAGCAAGGGAGCGGTGGAGACCCTGACCCGGGCCTGGGCCGCCGAGTTCGGCCCGTCCGGCGTGCGGGTCAACGCGATCTCGCCCGGTGTGGTCCGCACGCCCACCCCCGACGAGACCGAGGCGCGCCCCGGCGACATCATGATGAAGGGCACTCCGGCCGGTGGGGTCGGCAGCCCCGAGTCCATCGCACAGGCGGCGGTGTACCTGGCCGGCGACGAGTCGGCGTTCGTCCACGGAACCGTGCTCGACGTCGACGGCGGCCGGGTCGGCGTGGCGGTCGTCGCGGGGGTGTGA
- a CDS encoding oxygenase MpaB family protein yields the protein MAHADPGLFGPDTVTWQLHGDPMMWIAGVRALYLQALHPRAVRGVMQNSDFRKDAWGRLMRTAGFVGTITYGTTEAAEKAGARVRRIHRLLKATDPATGETYGVDEPELLLWVHCAEVDSYLQVQLRSGRSLTAAQADRYIDEHRTSARLVGLDPDDVPATTAQLAAYFDRVRPELVAGAEALVVDDFLRRPPVHALLIPARELLWRRVAALAYQSLPPYAHDLYGRPAPPLRTVDRRLRATGTALRCIPSRLRWQLPPGHIVQAMERLGPGSRPAPSKLRDEAAILDGPGRAQQ from the coding sequence ATGGCGCACGCCGATCCGGGGCTCTTCGGGCCCGATACCGTCACCTGGCAGCTCCATGGCGACCCGATGATGTGGATCGCCGGCGTGCGTGCCCTGTACCTCCAGGCGCTGCACCCCCGCGCCGTCCGCGGCGTCATGCAGAACTCCGATTTCCGCAAGGACGCGTGGGGACGGCTGATGCGCACGGCCGGCTTCGTCGGCACCATCACCTACGGCACCACGGAAGCCGCCGAGAAGGCGGGCGCCCGGGTCCGCAGGATCCACCGGCTCCTCAAGGCCACCGACCCGGCGACCGGTGAGACGTACGGTGTCGACGAACCGGAGCTGCTGCTGTGGGTGCACTGCGCCGAGGTCGACTCCTACCTTCAGGTGCAGCTCCGCTCCGGCCGGTCCCTCACCGCCGCGCAGGCCGACCGTTACATCGACGAACACCGCACCAGCGCCCGCCTGGTGGGCCTCGACCCCGACGACGTACCCGCGACCACCGCCCAGCTCGCCGCCTACTTCGACCGGGTGCGGCCCGAACTCGTCGCGGGCGCCGAGGCGCTCGTCGTCGACGACTTTCTCCGCCGTCCGCCCGTCCATGCCCTGCTGATCCCGGCGCGCGAACTGCTGTGGCGTCGCGTCGCGGCACTGGCCTACCAGTCACTGCCCCCGTACGCCCATGACCTCTACGGAAGGCCCGCGCCACCCCTGCGCACCGTCGACCGGCGCCTGCGCGCCACCGGAACCGCCCTGCGCTGCATCCCGTCGCGGCTGCGCTGGCAACTCCCGCCCGGCCACATCGTGCAGGCGATGGAACGGCTCGGCCCCGGTAGCCGCCCCGCCCCCTCCAAACTCCGTGACGAGGCAGCCATACTGGACGGGCCGGGGAGGGCGCAGCAGTAG
- a CDS encoding LysR family transcriptional regulator, with protein MLDVRRLRILQHLATYGTVAATADVLHLTAPAISQQLAVLEREAGVPVVEKHGRTLRLTAAGELLVAHAEVVLGDLAAAEADLAALRGGEHGVLRVASFASAARRLMPAVFARLGTEESRSHSLSLHLVEQEPDLALEALRKREVDLAVVHGYTVLPRDFPAGCEPSLLMEDPVLLALAPARATALGLAEGEAADLTRLADDPWLTPGPETSCYEMIQRTTGAAGFVPGIRVRSSDFSVLTSLAAAGAGVALVPRLALPEANAPLSLHPLMRPVTRTVYTANRTGTARRPGLRHLLDILTETVAASLTAPA; from the coding sequence ATGCTTGATGTGCGGCGCCTGCGGATCCTGCAACACCTGGCCACCTACGGCACGGTCGCCGCAACCGCCGACGTACTGCACCTGACCGCGCCGGCCATCTCGCAGCAGTTGGCGGTCCTGGAACGCGAAGCCGGCGTACCGGTCGTCGAGAAGCACGGGCGTACGCTGCGCCTCACCGCCGCCGGGGAGCTCCTGGTCGCACATGCCGAGGTCGTCCTGGGCGACCTGGCCGCCGCCGAGGCCGACCTCGCGGCCCTGCGGGGCGGAGAGCACGGCGTCCTGCGCGTGGCCTCCTTCGCCTCCGCCGCCCGCCGGCTCATGCCGGCCGTCTTCGCGCGCCTGGGAACCGAGGAGAGCAGGAGCCACTCGCTCTCGCTGCACCTCGTCGAGCAGGAACCCGACCTCGCACTGGAAGCCCTGCGCAAGCGGGAGGTGGACCTGGCCGTGGTGCACGGTTACACCGTGCTGCCGCGCGACTTCCCCGCCGGTTGCGAGCCCTCACTGCTCATGGAGGACCCGGTCCTGCTCGCTCTCGCGCCCGCCCGGGCGACGGCGCTGGGCCTGGCCGAGGGTGAGGCTGCCGATCTGACCCGCCTCGCGGACGACCCCTGGCTGACCCCCGGTCCGGAGACCTCCTGCTACGAGATGATCCAACGCACCACCGGGGCCGCCGGATTCGTCCCCGGCATCAGGGTCCGCAGCAGCGACTTCTCCGTACTGACCTCGCTCGCGGCCGCCGGAGCCGGGGTCGCGCTCGTGCCTCGCCTCGCCCTGCCCGAGGCCAACGCGCCGCTGAGCCTGCATCCACTGATGCGGCCCGTCACCCGGACGGTCTACACCGCCAACCGCACCGGCACCGCCCGCCGGCCGGGCCTGCGGCACCTGCTCGACATCCTCACGGAGACAGTCGCCGCCTCTCTGACCGCCCCGGCCTGA
- a CDS encoding TetR/AcrR family transcriptional regulator, producing MLTTRGAATRQRIITGAAALIRDHGVAGVSLDDIRAATSTSKSQLFHYFPQGKSDLLLAVAEHEAEQVLTDQQPMLGDLTSWQKWQDWRERVIEKYDAQRAGCPLSALTAQLDVARPTTQGIITRLYDRWHAHLSEGVQALKDSGEAEADLDAGAAATAILTAVTGGATLLQATDSLTYLETSLDQALSALRRDATPVARVSG from the coding sequence GTGCTCACCACCCGTGGAGCCGCCACCCGGCAGCGCATCATCACCGGCGCCGCAGCCCTGATCCGCGACCACGGCGTCGCCGGAGTCAGCCTCGACGACATCCGCGCGGCCACCTCCACCAGCAAGAGCCAGCTGTTCCACTACTTCCCGCAGGGCAAGTCCGACCTGCTCCTCGCGGTGGCCGAGCACGAGGCCGAACAGGTCCTCACCGACCAGCAGCCCATGCTCGGCGACCTGACCAGCTGGCAGAAGTGGCAGGACTGGCGCGAGCGCGTGATCGAGAAGTACGACGCCCAGCGTGCCGGCTGCCCACTGTCCGCACTCACCGCCCAACTCGACGTCGCCCGGCCGACCACTCAGGGCATCATCACGCGGCTTTACGACCGCTGGCACGCCCATCTGTCCGAAGGCGTACAGGCCTTGAAGGACTCGGGCGAGGCCGAAGCGGACCTGGATGCCGGCGCGGCGGCAACGGCCATTCTGACCGCCGTCACCGGCGGCGCCACCCTGCTCCAGGCCACCGACTCCCTGACCTACCTCGAGACCTCCCTCGACCAGGCGCTCAGCGCCCTGCGCCGGGACGCGACACCTGTGGCACGGGTCAGCGGCTGA
- a CDS encoding polysaccharide lyase 8 family protein — protein MNRGTTRGTTRRAVLAGAAVLGAAAAMPLTSAGGTAFAAAGDAAALRSRWHTLLTGGPGLDLTDPQIAATVARIGKAATTAAKGLDPTRTDGLFPDLTSTTLSNHVTTSFKRLATVATAWAVPGTPQYGDTALRDLLRDGIDWMLTNRYGPEHTRFDNDWDWEIGSALALDDSTVLLYDALGTERLDRITTAVRHYTPDPNLWRADRQIATGANRVWISTVVAVNAVLRDDGDDLVRVRDALSDVEGSGANSVLAFNDTGAAVEGTGEGFYSDGSFLQHYKHPYNGGYGKELLGNLSRLLNLLAGTPWTVTDPDLDNVRHWVDDGFDPLIARGDMMASVCGREIARPSKQGHVSAQTVIEAVVRLIPSFPGDTADRFTALVKQWIAEDTYRDFLAVTDLATLVAARQIIASPVPARGPLVAHKQHPRMDKAAHHRPSFALGISAYSSRIYNYESIQNENLHAWHLSDGMILLHTDDLGHYSEDYWPTVDPARLPGTTVIAGRPADAAGQRTTSTADWAGGAALPGTTLGAYGMELRAFGSSLRGLKSWFCLDDVIACVGSGITADAGTAETVVENRKLRDPQAALLVNGTAVPAGAGWSDRLDRVRWLHLAGTGGYIFPRAGTVYGVREERTATWREINLKYGTDTPVTRPYLTLWQDHGTAPDGAGYFWLQAPAASAARTGQWSDAPPVRLVADSTAVHAVRRCADGLFAANFWTAGTAQDLTSDGPASVLLRPEGRTVTVSLSDPTQLRSSVVLDLAQRGLTVVSADPGVSVSTTTTGIRITADTAERHGSTVTLTLKRS, from the coding sequence ATGAACCGAGGCACTACCCGGGGCACGACCCGACGCGCTGTTCTCGCCGGAGCGGCGGTGCTCGGCGCAGCCGCCGCGATGCCCCTCACGTCCGCCGGAGGGACCGCGTTCGCCGCAGCGGGTGACGCCGCCGCGCTGCGCAGCCGCTGGCACACACTGCTCACCGGCGGCCCGGGGCTCGATCTCACGGACCCGCAGATCGCGGCGACGGTGGCCAGGATCGGCAAGGCCGCGACCACCGCCGCCAAGGGCCTCGACCCGACCCGGACCGACGGGCTGTTCCCCGATCTGACCAGTACCACGCTCTCCAACCACGTCACCACGTCTTTCAAGCGCCTCGCCACGGTCGCGACCGCGTGGGCAGTCCCCGGCACCCCGCAGTACGGCGACACCGCACTGCGCGATCTGCTGCGGGATGGGATCGACTGGATGCTGACGAACCGTTACGGACCCGAGCACACCAGGTTCGACAACGACTGGGACTGGGAGATCGGCTCCGCGCTCGCCCTCGACGACTCGACCGTTCTGCTGTACGACGCCCTCGGTACCGAGCGGCTCGACCGGATCACCACGGCCGTCCGGCACTACACGCCCGACCCGAACCTGTGGCGGGCCGACCGGCAGATCGCGACCGGTGCCAACCGGGTGTGGATCTCGACCGTAGTCGCGGTCAACGCGGTACTGCGCGACGACGGCGACGATCTCGTCCGGGTCCGTGACGCTCTTTCGGACGTCGAGGGTTCGGGGGCCAACAGTGTGCTGGCGTTCAACGACACCGGTGCGGCCGTGGAGGGCACCGGCGAGGGGTTCTACTCCGACGGCTCGTTCCTCCAGCACTACAAGCACCCGTACAACGGCGGCTACGGCAAGGAACTGCTCGGAAATCTCTCGCGGCTGCTGAACCTGCTCGCCGGGACGCCGTGGACGGTCACCGATCCCGATCTCGACAACGTCCGGCACTGGGTCGACGACGGCTTCGACCCGCTGATCGCCCGGGGCGACATGATGGCGTCGGTCTGCGGGCGCGAGATCGCCCGCCCCAGCAAACAGGGGCATGTCTCTGCCCAGACGGTCATCGAGGCTGTGGTGCGGCTCATCCCGAGCTTCCCCGGGGACACCGCCGACCGGTTCACGGCGCTGGTCAAGCAGTGGATCGCCGAGGACACCTACCGGGACTTCCTCGCGGTCACCGACCTTGCCACGCTCGTCGCCGCGCGGCAGATCATCGCCTCGCCCGTCCCGGCGCGCGGCCCGCTGGTCGCCCACAAGCAGCACCCGCGGATGGACAAGGCGGCCCACCACCGGCCGTCGTTCGCGCTCGGCATCTCCGCGTACTCGTCGAGGATCTACAACTACGAGTCGATCCAGAACGAGAACCTGCACGCCTGGCATCTCTCCGACGGCATGATCCTGCTCCACACCGACGATCTCGGGCACTACAGCGAGGACTACTGGCCGACCGTCGACCCCGCCCGGCTGCCCGGCACCACCGTCATCGCCGGTCGCCCTGCGGATGCGGCCGGGCAACGCACCACCAGCACTGCGGACTGGGCGGGTGGTGCGGCACTGCCCGGAACGACGCTCGGAGCGTACGGCATGGAGCTGCGCGCGTTCGGGAGTTCGCTGCGTGGTCTGAAGAGCTGGTTCTGCCTGGACGACGTGATCGCCTGTGTCGGCTCGGGCATCACCGCCGACGCGGGCACCGCAGAGACGGTCGTGGAGAACCGCAAACTGCGCGACCCGCAGGCGGCTCTCCTCGTCAACGGCACAGCCGTTCCGGCCGGCGCAGGCTGGTCGGATCGGCTCGACCGGGTCCGCTGGCTGCACCTCGCCGGGACCGGCGGCTACATCTTCCCCCGGGCCGGCACGGTCTACGGCGTGCGCGAGGAGCGCACCGCGACCTGGCGCGAGATCAATCTGAAGTACGGCACCGACACCCCTGTCACCCGCCCCTATCTGACGCTGTGGCAGGACCACGGAACGGCACCGGACGGCGCCGGCTACTTCTGGCTGCAGGCGCCCGCCGCGTCCGCCGCACGAACCGGACAGTGGTCGGACGCGCCGCCGGTGAGGCTCGTCGCCGACTCCACGGCCGTGCACGCGGTACGCCGCTGCGCGGACGGGCTGTTCGCGGCGAACTTCTGGACCGCGGGCACCGCTCAGGACCTCACCTCCGACGGGCCCGCGTCGGTGCTGTTGCGTCCCGAGGGCAGGACGGTGACGGTGTCCCTGTCCGATCCGACCCAGCTGCGGTCCTCCGTCGTACTGGACCTCGCGCAGCGCGGTCTGACCGTCGTCTCCGCCGATCCGGGCGTCAGCGTCTCGACCACGACCACGGGTATCCGGATCACTGCCGACACCGCCGAACGCCACGGCTCAACCGTCACCCTCACCCTGAAGAGGAGCTAG
- a CDS encoding tetratricopeptide repeat protein yields the protein MADTRLIQSRYRLLDVIGRGGMGEVWRARDESLGRHVAVKCLKPMGPQHDQSFTRILRERFRREARVAAALQHRGVTVVHDFGEYDGVLYLVMELLDGRNLSQLLEDNEQHPLPVPEIVDIAEQVADALGYTHQQGIVHRDLKPANIMRLTDGTVKICDFGIARLGRDIGFTSRLTGTGIAMGTPHYMSPEQISGGHVDHRSDLYSLGCVLYEIATGVPPFDLDDAWAVLVGHRDTQPEPLRTHRAELPGFFDRVVLELLAKTPEERPVDAGDLRQRIAVGRTGEQQHLPPAGHPQPSGRVRLAPPVPVLRPGRQPLGPGPRLPSWTRGMTVGHRASGATHLGLATPDHSAGLTGEWTTGTDLRALTGGVPLARPERPTPSPELLSTLANRHSAGLNLGRLGHWEEAGEVHRAVAAEREHALGPDHPDTLASRFEVAFTLSRTGRAADALREFDRVAQGRERTMGPDHPETLAARQEAAYVLGQLGRHFEAHQVYAAVLASRERSMGPDHPDTLRCRHNLAFNLSRLGRLEDSFRMARDVAHARSRLLGASHPDTLVTLYEVAYTLGQLGRWSDALQTYQQVARARATTLGADHPDTLSARYEVGISLGRLGRSAEALELYRALVDDRTRVVGPADPETLRARHGLGVNLGRLARWDEALAESRDVCAIRERILGPDHPDTLVSRREVAVGLGWLGRWADALTVYRTVAEARERVLGADHPDALASRNDEAHCLEQLGRGTEAVELYRKVAALRQQRGVEPH from the coding sequence ATGGCGGACACCAGGCTGATCCAGAGCCGGTACCGGCTGCTCGATGTGATCGGGCGCGGGGGCATGGGCGAGGTGTGGCGCGCCCGCGACGAGTCGCTCGGCCGCCACGTGGCCGTCAAATGTCTCAAGCCGATGGGGCCCCAGCACGATCAGTCGTTCACCCGGATCCTGCGCGAACGGTTCCGCCGCGAGGCCCGGGTGGCCGCCGCCCTCCAGCACCGAGGTGTCACCGTCGTCCATGACTTCGGCGAATACGACGGTGTGCTCTACCTGGTGATGGAACTCCTCGACGGCCGCAACCTCAGCCAGCTCCTGGAGGACAACGAACAGCACCCACTGCCGGTGCCCGAGATCGTCGACATCGCCGAGCAGGTCGCCGACGCGCTCGGCTACACCCATCAACAGGGCATCGTGCACCGCGACCTGAAGCCCGCCAACATCATGCGGCTGACCGACGGCACGGTGAAGATCTGCGACTTCGGCATCGCCAGACTCGGCCGCGACATCGGCTTCACCTCACGCCTGACCGGTACGGGCATCGCCATGGGTACCCCGCACTACATGTCGCCCGAGCAGATCAGCGGTGGGCATGTCGACCACCGCAGCGACCTCTACTCACTGGGCTGTGTGCTGTACGAGATCGCCACCGGGGTCCCGCCGTTCGACCTCGACGACGCCTGGGCCGTCCTCGTCGGGCACCGCGACACCCAGCCCGAACCGCTGCGCACCCACCGCGCCGAACTCCCCGGCTTCTTCGACCGGGTCGTCCTGGAGCTGCTCGCCAAGACGCCGGAGGAGCGGCCCGTCGACGCGGGCGACCTGCGGCAGCGGATCGCCGTCGGACGCACCGGTGAGCAACAGCACCTCCCGCCGGCGGGGCATCCCCAGCCGTCGGGACGGGTCCGGCTCGCCCCGCCGGTTCCCGTCCTGCGCCCTGGCCGGCAACCCCTCGGCCCCGGGCCGCGACTGCCGTCCTGGACCCGTGGCATGACCGTCGGACACAGGGCGTCCGGGGCCACGCACCTCGGTCTCGCCACGCCCGACCACTCCGCGGGTCTGACCGGCGAATGGACCACCGGCACCGACCTGCGGGCCCTGACCGGAGGCGTCCCGCTCGCCAGGCCCGAGCGGCCCACACCCTCGCCGGAACTGCTCTCCACCCTCGCCAACCGGCACAGCGCGGGCCTCAACCTGGGGCGGCTCGGCCACTGGGAGGAGGCCGGCGAGGTGCACCGTGCGGTCGCCGCCGAACGCGAGCACGCCCTCGGCCCCGACCACCCCGACACCCTCGCCAGCCGGTTCGAGGTCGCGTTCACCCTGAGCCGCACCGGCCGCGCCGCGGACGCTCTCCGCGAGTTCGACCGGGTTGCCCAGGGCCGGGAACGGACCATGGGCCCCGACCACCCCGAAACACTCGCCGCCCGACAGGAGGCGGCGTACGTACTGGGCCAGCTCGGCCGCCACTTCGAGGCCCATCAGGTGTACGCCGCGGTCCTCGCCTCCAGGGAGCGGTCGATGGGCCCCGACCACCCCGACACCCTGCGCTGCCGCCACAACCTCGCGTTCAACCTCAGCAGGCTCGGGCGTCTGGAGGACTCGTTCCGGATGGCCCGCGACGTGGCGCACGCCCGCAGCCGGCTGCTCGGCGCCAGTCACCCGGACACCCTGGTCACCCTCTACGAAGTCGCTTACACCTTGGGTCAGTTGGGGCGTTGGTCGGACGCGCTGCAGACCTACCAGCAGGTCGCCCGGGCCCGCGCGACGACGCTCGGCGCGGACCATCCCGACACGCTCTCCGCGCGCTACGAGGTCGGCATCAGCCTCGGCAGGCTGGGCCGCAGCGCGGAGGCTCTGGAGCTGTACCGCGCCCTCGTCGACGACCGGACCAGGGTGGTCGGCCCCGCCGACCCCGAGACGCTCCGCGCCCGCCACGGCCTCGGCGTCAATCTGGGGCGACTGGCCCGATGGGATGAAGCGCTCGCCGAGTCGCGCGATGTGTGCGCGATCCGGGAGCGCATCCTCGGCCCCGACCACCCCGACACCCTCGTGAGCCGTCGCGAGGTCGCTGTCGGCCTGGGCTGGCTGGGCCGCTGGGCCGATGCCCTCACCGTGTACCGGACGGTCGCCGAGGCGCGCGAACGCGTCCTCGGCGCCGACCACCCCGACGCGCTCGCCAGCCGGAACGACGAGGCGCACTGTCTCGAACAGCTCGGGCGCGGCACGGAGGCGGTCGAGCTGTACCGCAAGGTTGCGGCGCTGCGCCAGCAGCGGGGCGTCGAACCGCACTGA
- a CDS encoding phytoene desaturase family protein, with the protein MPAPDTYDAVIVGGGHNGLVAAAYLARAGQSVLVLERLGNTGGAAVSTRPFDGIDARLSRYSYLVSLLPQKIVRDLGLDFAVRKRTVSSYTPTVRGGRATGLLVGGDSTRESFAALTGGEREYAAWQRFYGMTQQVAERVFPTLTEPLPSRDALRDRIGDPDAWRMLFEEPIGVAVEENFADDLVRGVVLTDALIGTFADAHDPSLLQNRCFLYHVIGGGTGDWDVPVGGMGALTDALAQAARAAGAEIRVRHEATRVETDGTRAEVTFRSPDGEHRVAARRVLVNASPQALAALLGDEPPAPAEGAQLKVNMLLRRLPRLRDRSVDPREAFAGTFHIAEGYGQLADAYRDAASGRLPAAPPSEIYCHSLTDPSILGPGLAARGYQTLTLFGLHTPARLFAADNEAARAALLTATLAELDAHLDEPIADCLAVDGNGEPCIEAKTPLDLERDLRLPGGHIFHRDLAFPYATESTGRWGVETAHANVLLCGAGAVRGGGVSGVPGHNAAMAALGR; encoded by the coding sequence ATGCCCGCACCTGACACGTATGACGCAGTGATCGTGGGCGGCGGCCACAACGGTCTGGTCGCCGCCGCCTATCTCGCCCGCGCCGGACAGTCCGTCCTTGTTCTCGAACGCCTCGGCAACACCGGGGGAGCGGCCGTCTCGACCCGTCCCTTCGACGGAATCGACGCCCGGCTGTCACGCTACTCGTATCTGGTGTCCTTGCTGCCGCAGAAGATCGTCCGTGATCTCGGGCTGGACTTCGCCGTACGCAAGCGGACCGTCTCCTCGTACACACCGACCGTGCGGGGCGGTCGCGCCACCGGACTGCTCGTCGGCGGGGACTCCACCCGGGAGTCCTTCGCCGCGCTCACCGGCGGCGAGCGCGAGTACGCGGCCTGGCAGCGCTTCTACGGCATGACGCAGCAGGTCGCCGAGCGGGTCTTCCCGACCCTCACCGAGCCGTTGCCCAGCCGGGACGCGCTCCGCGACCGGATCGGTGACCCGGACGCCTGGCGGATGCTCTTCGAGGAACCGATCGGTGTGGCCGTCGAGGAGAACTTCGCCGACGATCTCGTACGCGGAGTCGTGCTGACCGACGCCCTGATCGGCACCTTCGCGGACGCGCACGACCCGTCCCTGCTCCAGAACCGCTGCTTCCTCTACCACGTGATCGGCGGGGGCACCGGCGACTGGGACGTTCCCGTCGGCGGCATGGGCGCGCTCACCGACGCCCTCGCGCAGGCCGCCCGGGCGGCGGGTGCCGAGATCCGGGTCCGGCACGAGGCGACCCGCGTCGAGACCGATGGCACCCGGGCCGAGGTCACCTTCCGCTCACCCGACGGTGAACACCGGGTCGCCGCCCGACGGGTCCTCGTCAACGCGTCGCCGCAGGCCCTCGCCGCACTCCTCGGCGACGAGCCGCCGGCCCCCGCCGAAGGCGCCCAGCTGAAGGTCAACATGCTGCTGCGCCGGCTGCCCCGGCTGCGCGACCGCTCCGTCGACCCACGCGAGGCGTTCGCCGGAACCTTCCATATCGCGGAGGGGTACGGGCAGCTGGCCGACGCCTACCGGGACGCGGCATCGGGGCGGCTGCCCGCGGCGCCCCCGTCCGAGATCTACTGCCACTCGCTGACCGACCCGTCGATCCTCGGTCCCGGACTCGCCGCCCGCGGCTACCAGACCCTCACCCTCTTCGGCCTGCACACTCCCGCCCGGCTCTTCGCAGCGGACAACGAGGCTGCACGCGCCGCCCTCCTCACGGCCACGCTCGCCGAGCTCGACGCGCATCTCGACGAGCCGATCGCCGACTGTCTGGCCGTCGACGGGAACGGCGAGCCGTGCATCGAGGCGAAGACCCCGCTCGACCTCGAACGGGATCTTCGGCTGCCCGGCGGCCATATCTTCCACCGGGATCTCGCCTTCCCATACGCCACGGAATCCACCGGCCGGTGGGGCGTCGAGACGGCGCACGCCAATGTGCTGCTGTGCGGGGCGGGCGCCGTACGCGGAGGCGGGGTCAGCGGGGTTCCCGGCCACAACGCCGCGATGGCGGCGCTGGGCCGGTGA
- a CDS encoding alpha/beta fold hydrolase has translation MLFDMDLERLRAYRPEPEEPADFDAFWAKTLTEAARHELEAEFVPYDAGFATVDAFDVTFRGWGGQPVKAWLMLPRARSAPLPAVVQYIGYNGGRGIPYSWLTWSALGYAHLVMDNRGQGGGGKNTADTPDIGPDGHGSSSPGFLTRGIEDPYRHYYRRLITDAVRAVDAAKAHEAVDASRVAVLGGSQGGGLALAAAGLRDDVVAAVADVPFLCHYRRASQITDAGPYAEIARWLSGHRFRIDEAMETLSYFDAVNFAARATAPAWFSVGLMDKVCPSSTVFAAYHRYAGPAAIEVFTYNGHEGGAEYDLPRKLGALRGVFGQ, from the coding sequence TTGCTGTTCGACATGGACCTGGAGCGGCTGCGGGCGTACCGGCCGGAGCCGGAGGAGCCCGCGGACTTCGACGCCTTCTGGGCGAAGACGCTCACCGAGGCGGCCCGTCACGAGCTGGAAGCCGAGTTCGTCCCGTACGACGCCGGGTTCGCGACGGTCGATGCCTTCGATGTGACGTTCCGAGGCTGGGGCGGACAACCGGTGAAGGCGTGGCTCATGCTGCCGCGGGCGCGCTCGGCGCCGCTGCCCGCCGTGGTTCAGTACATCGGCTACAACGGCGGCCGGGGCATTCCGTACTCCTGGCTGACCTGGAGCGCCCTCGGCTACGCGCATCTGGTCATGGACAACCGGGGACAGGGCGGTGGGGGCAAGAACACCGCGGACACCCCGGACATCGGCCCCGACGGCCACGGCTCCTCGTCCCCCGGCTTCCTCACGCGCGGCATCGAGGATCCGTACCGGCACTACTACCGGCGGCTCATCACGGACGCGGTGCGGGCCGTCGATGCGGCGAAGGCGCACGAGGCCGTGGACGCGTCGCGGGTCGCGGTCCTCGGCGGCAGCCAGGGCGGCGGGCTCGCCCTGGCCGCTGCCGGGCTGCGCGACGACGTGGTGGCGGCGGTCGCCGATGTGCCGTTCCTCTGCCACTACCGGCGCGCCTCGCAGATCACGGACGCGGGCCCGTACGCCGAGATCGCCCGCTGGCTGTCCGGGCACCGCTTCCGGATCGACGAGGCGATGGAGACGCTGTCCTACTTCGACGCGGTCAACTTCGCGGCGCGGGCGACCGCGCCGGCGTGGTTCTCGGTGGGTCTGATGGACAAGGTGTGCCCGTCGTCGACGGTGTTCGCCGCCTACCACCGCTACGCCGGACCGGCCGCGATCGAGGTGTTCACGTACAACGGGCACGAGGGTGGCGCGGAGTACGACCTGCCGCGCAAACTGGGTGCGCTGCGCGGCGTGTTCGGTCAGTAG